The Lycium barbarum isolate Lr01 chromosome 10, ASM1917538v2, whole genome shotgun sequence genome includes a region encoding these proteins:
- the LOC132613004 gene encoding uncharacterized protein LOC132613004: MRPLIYDSQFSIENETSIAMVWISFPNLLPTFFVKESLFTLASAVGKPIQLDAATINKTRPNSARVKVQVDLLADFPKSVWMDIEDDVTKDIRSIKVNIQYDYLPKYCINCFLQSHSNEDCWVLHPELLENEVADKEEVVQNKGKALVVAEEPGTSKQGWVQQGRYKGDGGWKKPMQQYLPKVLSSGTVVLNQGVEDSEVSKLSNENKSNEKDVVEEDGSVEQRAAVVFVDDMKDHNNVHDRVVEAVNGDPDPVQKEINNQQLDGKAETQEVKVDYDSKEAHDCQEQENNGISDDVQESVMVHGRIDEDLNVGEGVSEPFDQYVGKDEIDQNKGVLEVMHDPGDGVNNLINKDQVLVNNILALADTDDQQLGEKDRGVRDEDEDFTQRFDAINRYHDVKEASEVALENQLSECTQAGNLNMNEVSNEEVQGLIGKYSMCLENLPVLPQEYEDFAFCLNSCELHEMPFKGSPFTLWNCRAANDCIFKRLDRIVHNDTFQNWFGQLEVEHLSRTGSHHAPLLVSCGDQVDNFTKPFRFLKFWVEHDTLFFYFVKQQWEADLSDEVFLSFKLKMKKLKASLSTWSKDTFGDILKN, translated from the exons ATGCGACCGTTGATATATGATTCTCAGTTCAGTATTGAAAATGAGACTTCAATTGCTATGGTTTGGATTTCGTTTCCAAACCTTCTTCCTACTTTTTTTGTCAAGGAATCTTTGTTTACATTAGCTTCAGCTGTGGGCAAACCAATTCAACTAGATGCTGCTACTATCAACAAAACTAGGCCAAATAGTGCAAGAGTGAAAGTGCAAGTAGATTTGCTTGCAGATTTTCCTAAGTCTGTGTGGATGGATATTGAAGATGATGTTACAAAGGATATCAGGTCTATTAAAGTTAATATTCAGTATGACTACCTACCAAAGTATTGCATAAATTGTTTTTTGCAAAGTCATTCCAATGAAGATTGTTGGGTGCTTCATCCAGAACTGCTAGAAAATGAAGTGGCAGACAAAGAAGAAGTGGTTCAAAACAAGGGAAAGGCTTTAGTTGTAGCAGAAGAACCTGGAACAAGCAAACAAGGGTGGGTCCAACAAGGAAGATATAAAGGAGATGGGGGGTGGAAAAAACCAATGCAACAGTATCTACCAAAAGTTTTATCCAGTGGTACTGTG GTATTGAACCAAGGAGTAGAGGATTCTGAAGTTAGTAAGTTGAGTAATGAGAATAAAAGTAATGAGAAGGATGTGGTAGAAGAGGATGGTTCTGTAGAACAAAGGGCTGCAGTTGTATTTGTAGACGATATGAAGGATCATAATAATGTGCATGATCGTGTAGTAGAAGCT GTTAATGGTGATCCTGATCCTGTTCAAAAAGAGATTAATAATCAACAGCTGGATGGCAAAGCAGAAACTCAGGAGGTTAAAGTGGATTATGATTCAAAGGAGGCTCATGACTGCCAAGAACAAGAGAATAATGGAATATCTGATGATGTACAAGAGTCTGTAATGGTGCATGGAAGAATTGATGAAGATCTTAATGTTGGAGAAGGAGTGTCAGAACCCTTTGATCAATATGTGGGCAAAGATGAAATTGACCAAAATAAAGGTGTTTTGGAAGTTATGCATGATCCGGGGGATGGGGTGAATAACTTGATTAATAAGGATCAAGTACTAGTTAACAATATACTAGCACTTGCAGATACAGATGATCAGCAACTAGGAGAGAAAGATAGGGGTGTTAGGGATGAAGATGAAGATTTTACTCAGAGATTTGACGCAATTAACAGGTATCATGATGTAAAGGAGGCTTCTGAAGTTGCTCTGGAAAATCAGCTGTCTGAATGTACTCAAGCGGGTAATCTGAATATGAATGAAGTTTCTAATGAGGAGGTTCAAGGTTTGATTGGAAAGTACTCAATGTGTCTGGAGAATTTACCAGTATTGCCacaagaatatgaagattttgcctTTTGTCTGAATTCTTGTGAGTTGCATGAGATGCCTTTCAAAGGGAGTCCTTTCACCTTGTGGAATTGTAGGGCTGCCAATGATTGCATTTTTAAGAGATTGGATAGGATTGTGCATAATGATACATTTCAGAATTGGTTTGGACAACTAGAAGTGGAACATTTGTCAAGGACTGGTTCTCATCATGCACCATTACTTGTATCTTGTGGAGATCAAGTGGACAATTTTACCAAACCAttcagatttctcaaattctGGGTGGAACATGATACTTTGTTTTTTTACTTTGTTAAGCAGCAATGGGAAGCAGACTTATCTGATGAAGTGTTTCTGTCCTTTAAActcaagatgaagaaactgaaagCTTCTTTAAGTACATGGAGTAAGGATACTTTTGGGGACATTTTGAAAAACTAG